Proteins from a genomic interval of Sinorhizobium fredii USDA 257:
- the nifN gene encoding nitrogenase iron-molybdenum cofactor biosynthesis protein NifN — protein sequence MVHIHRQSKSATVNPLKSSQPLGAALAFLGVDGAIPLFHGSQGCTSFALVLCVRHFKETIPLQTTAMDELATVLGGAAHLEEAILNLKKRANPRLIGICTTALVETRSEDFARQIANIKMTHAEKLAGTEVVLANTPDFDGALEEGWARAVAAMIQQITLRGQQAPRSRKATLIERITKPSEQPWKQKKVAILPGWHLTVGDIEHLREMVEGFGLRPVIVPDVSGSLDGTVPDRWMPTTYGGTSIEDIQELGRAVQCIAIGEHMRRPAELLQTLTGVPYVLVQSLTGLKNVDQFVSLLSEISCVPAPAKIHRHRSQLQDALLDGHFHFAGKKIAIATEPDQLYQFATFFTGLGAEIISAVTTTGESEIIEKVPAEKVQIGDLGDLEELAGGADLLVTHSHGRQAAERLGIPLLRIGFPIFDRLGSQHKLTVLYRGTRDLIFEAANIIQANQPAPSLEKIDAMRKRRNAG from the coding sequence ATGGTCCACATCCATCGCCAATCTAAATCAGCGACGGTCAATCCGCTCAAGTCGTCCCAACCGCTGGGTGCCGCGTTAGCCTTTCTCGGGGTCGATGGCGCGATACCGCTGTTCCACGGCAGCCAAGGCTGCACTAGCTTCGCGCTAGTGCTATGCGTGCGCCATTTCAAGGAAACGATCCCGCTGCAGACGACGGCAATGGACGAATTGGCAACAGTCTTGGGCGGGGCAGCCCATCTGGAAGAGGCGATTCTGAACTTGAAAAAGCGGGCGAATCCGCGGCTGATCGGGATCTGCACGACGGCACTTGTGGAAACCCGTTCTGAAGATTTCGCAAGGCAAATCGCCAACATCAAAATGACGCATGCGGAGAAACTTGCAGGCACAGAGGTCGTGCTGGCAAACACGCCGGATTTCGATGGCGCCTTGGAGGAGGGCTGGGCGAGGGCCGTCGCCGCGATGATCCAACAGATTACACTGCGGGGTCAGCAGGCGCCTCGCTCGAGAAAGGCAACACTGATCGAGAGGATTACAAAACCTAGCGAGCAGCCGTGGAAGCAAAAGAAGGTTGCGATCCTGCCCGGATGGCACCTCACGGTAGGCGATATCGAGCATCTGCGCGAGATGGTGGAAGGTTTCGGGCTGAGGCCGGTGATCGTGCCGGACGTCTCAGGCTCCCTCGACGGTACGGTGCCCGACCGCTGGATGCCGACAACGTATGGAGGTACAAGCATCGAGGATATACAGGAGTTGGGTAGGGCGGTGCAGTGCATCGCCATCGGGGAACATATGCGGCGCCCGGCTGAGCTACTGCAGACGTTGACGGGTGTGCCTTACGTATTGGTCCAGTCACTAACGGGATTGAAGAACGTCGACCAGTTTGTCTCGCTTCTTTCCGAGATTTCCTGCGTGCCGGCGCCGGCGAAAATCCACCGTCACCGCTCACAGCTGCAAGACGCGCTTCTCGACGGACACTTCCATTTCGCCGGCAAGAAGATCGCGATCGCCACCGAGCCGGACCAGCTGTACCAATTTGCCACCTTTTTTACGGGACTTGGCGCCGAGATCATCTCGGCCGTTACGACTACGGGTGAGTCAGAAATTATCGAGAAAGTCCCGGCCGAAAAGGTCCAGATCGGCGATCTCGGTGATCTCGAAGAGCTAGCAGGCGGCGCTGATCTTCTCGTTACCCATTCGCACGGACGCCAGGCAGCGGAGCGCCTCGGCATCCCTCTGCTGCGGATCGGCTTCCCGATATTCGACCGCCTCGGCAGCCAGCACAAACTCACAGTTCTCTATCGTGGCACGCGCGACCTGATCTTCGAGGCGGCCAACATCATCCAGGCCAACCAGCCCGCGCCGTCGCTTGAGAAAATCGATGCAATGCGAAAGCGGAGAAATGCCGGATGA
- the nifE gene encoding nitrogenase iron-molybdenum cofactor biosynthesis protein NifE, whose amino-acid sequence MSSLNVKIQDVFDEPACERNRSKDSNARSKGCSKPLTPGAAAGGCAFDGAKIVLQPITDVAHLVHAPLACEGNSWDNRGTASSGPTLWRTSFTTDLTEQDIVMGNSERKLFKAIRQIKEAYQPPAIFVYATCVTALIGDDIEAVCKRAEETCGLPVVPINSPGFVGPKNLGNKLAGEALLDHVIGTVEPDDAGPCDINILGEFNLSGEFWLVRPLLERLGIRVRACIPGDARYLDIASAHRARAAMLVCSTALINLARKMEERWDIPFFEGSFYGITATSEALRQIADLLVKKGADQEILDRTDALIAEEEAIAWKKLEEYRPRLKGKRVLINTGGVKSWSLVHALMEIGMEIVGTSVKKSTVEDKERIRQVLKDDLQMFESMSPRELYAMLSEHKADIMLSGGRTQFIALKAKMPWVDINQERHRPYAGYDGTVELVRQIDLAIHNPVWSQVREPAPWESRPATQEPLPNTRPDSDATSVGRSIRRHDAGYFVEC is encoded by the coding sequence ATGTCTTCGCTCAATGTCAAAATCCAAGATGTCTTCGATGAGCCTGCCTGTGAGAGAAATCGCAGCAAGGATTCCAACGCACGCAGTAAAGGCTGTTCGAAACCGCTGACCCCCGGCGCGGCGGCCGGAGGCTGCGCCTTCGATGGCGCCAAGATCGTGCTGCAGCCGATCACCGACGTTGCGCATCTGGTTCATGCTCCACTCGCCTGCGAAGGCAATTCCTGGGACAACCGAGGTACGGCGTCGTCCGGTCCGACGCTTTGGCGCACCAGCTTCACGACCGATCTCACCGAGCAAGACATAGTTATGGGGAACAGCGAGCGGAAGCTCTTCAAAGCGATCCGCCAGATTAAAGAAGCGTATCAGCCGCCGGCAATCTTTGTCTATGCGACGTGTGTAACGGCGCTTATCGGCGACGACATCGAAGCGGTCTGCAAGCGCGCTGAGGAAACGTGCGGCCTACCGGTGGTGCCGATCAATTCGCCGGGCTTCGTCGGTCCGAAGAACCTCGGCAACAAGCTGGCTGGCGAGGCGTTGCTCGACCATGTCATCGGCACGGTGGAGCCAGATGATGCCGGCCCTTGCGACATCAATATCCTTGGCGAGTTCAACCTGTCTGGTGAGTTCTGGTTGGTAAGGCCACTCTTGGAGAGGCTTGGCATCCGTGTTCGCGCCTGCATTCCCGGTGACGCCCGCTATCTCGACATTGCCTCCGCTCATCGCGCTCGAGCAGCCATGTTGGTGTGCTCTACGGCGTTGATCAACCTTGCCCGCAAAATGGAGGAGCGCTGGGATATCCCGTTCTTCGAGGGATCCTTCTACGGCATCACCGCCACCTCGGAAGCACTCCGACAGATTGCCGATCTGCTCGTAAAGAAGGGTGCCGATCAAGAGATCCTCGACCGCACCGATGCACTCATTGCGGAGGAGGAGGCGATTGCGTGGAAAAAGCTCGAGGAATACCGGCCGCGACTTAAAGGCAAGCGGGTGCTCATCAACACCGGCGGCGTGAAATCCTGGTCGCTTGTTCATGCGCTGATGGAGATCGGCATGGAGATCGTTGGCACCTCGGTCAAGAAATCGACGGTCGAGGACAAGGAGCGCATCAGACAGGTGCTTAAGGACGATCTCCAGATGTTCGAGTCGATGTCGCCCCGAGAGCTCTATGCCATGCTCTCAGAACATAAGGCTGACATCATGCTGTCGGGCGGGCGCACGCAATTCATTGCGCTGAAGGCCAAGATGCCCTGGGTTGATATCAACCAAGAGCGTCACCGCCCCTATGCGGGCTATGACGGCACGGTGGAACTCGTGCGCCAGATTGACCTTGCGATTCACAACCCGGTCTGGTCGCAGGTGAGGGAGCCGGCACCCTGGGAAAGCCGTCCTGCTACACAGGAACCGCTGCCGAACACGCGCCCCGACTCTGATGCTACGAGTGTCGGGCGCTCAATTCGCCGGCACGACGCCGGTTACTTCGTTGAGTGTTGA
- the nifK gene encoding nitrogenase molybdenum-iron protein subunit beta — protein sequence MPQSAEKILDHAPLFREPEYRQMLAEKKLNFECPHPERLVTDQREYSKGWEYREKNLAREALVVNPAKACQPLGAVFAAAGFERTMSFVHGSQGCVAYYRSHLSRHFKEPASAVSSSMTEDAAVFGGLKNLVDGLANTYALYDPKMIAVSTTCMAEVIGDDLHGFIENAKSEGAVPPEFDVPFAHTPAFVGSHVDGYDSMVKGILEHFWKGQARTQAAGTINIIPGFDGFCVGNNRELQRLLTLMGVSYTFIQDASDQFDTPSDGEYRMYDGGTTIKALRAALNAEATLSLQHYNSRKTLEYCREVGQATAAFHYPLGINATDAFLMKVSAISGREIPETIRLERGRLVDAMADSQSWLHGKTYAIYGDPDFVYAMARFVMETGGEPRHCLATNGTAAWQAEMTELLASSPFGKQAKVWPGKDLWALRSLLFTEPVDLLIGNSYGKYLERDTGTPLIRLMFPIFDRHHHHRFPLMGYQGGLRLLTTILDTIFDRLDRETMQTAVTDYSYDLTR from the coding sequence ATGCCGCAATCGGCTGAGAAGATACTCGACCATGCGCCGCTGTTTCGCGAGCCGGAATACCGGCAGATGCTCGCGGAGAAGAAGCTGAACTTCGAATGTCCGCACCCCGAACGGCTCGTCACGGACCAGCGCGAATACAGCAAGGGCTGGGAATATCGCGAGAAAAACCTCGCCCGCGAGGCGCTCGTCGTCAACCCCGCCAAGGCCTGTCAACCGTTGGGGGCGGTGTTCGCAGCCGCCGGCTTCGAGCGGACGATGTCGTTCGTCCATGGCAGTCAGGGCTGCGTGGCCTATTATCGCTCGCACTTGTCGCGCCACTTCAAGGAGCCGGCTTCGGCCGTTTCGTCCTCGATGACCGAGGATGCGGCGGTGTTCGGCGGCCTGAAGAACCTGGTCGACGGGCTCGCCAATACCTACGCGCTCTACGATCCGAAGATGATTGCCGTCTCCACCACCTGTATGGCCGAGGTCATCGGCGACGACCTGCATGGCTTCATTGAGAACGCCAAGAGCGAAGGCGCAGTCCCGCCCGAATTCGACGTGCCGTTCGCTCACACGCCCGCCTTCGTCGGCAGCCATGTCGACGGCTATGACAGCATGGTCAAGGGCATCCTGGAGCACTTCTGGAAGGGCCAGGCGCGCACGCAAGCGGCCGGCACGATCAACATCATCCCGGGCTTCGACGGCTTTTGCGTCGGCAACAACCGCGAGCTCCAGCGCCTGCTCACCCTGATGGGCGTGTCCTACACCTTCATCCAGGATGCCTCCGACCAGTTCGATACGCCGTCCGACGGCGAATACCGCATGTATGACGGGGGCACGACGATCAAGGCGCTGAGGGCGGCACTCAATGCCGAGGCGACGCTGTCGCTGCAGCACTACAACAGCCGCAAGACGCTCGAATATTGCCGGGAGGTCGGTCAGGCCACCGCCGCCTTCCATTACCCGCTCGGGATCAACGCCACCGACGCGTTCCTGATGAAGGTGTCGGCGATTTCCGGCCGGGAAATCCCCGAGACGATACGCCTGGAACGCGGCCGGCTGGTCGACGCCATGGCCGACAGCCAATCCTGGCTGCATGGCAAGACATACGCGATCTACGGCGATCCGGACTTCGTCTACGCCATGGCCCGCTTCGTCATGGAGACCGGCGGCGAGCCGCGGCATTGCCTCGCCACCAACGGCACGGCGGCCTGGCAGGCCGAGATGACCGAGCTGCTCGCCTCTTCTCCCTTCGGCAAGCAGGCAAAGGTCTGGCCGGGAAAGGATCTCTGGGCCTTGCGCTCGCTGCTCTTCACCGAGCCGGTCGACCTGCTGATCGGCAATTCCTACGGCAAGTATCTCGAGCGCGATACCGGCACGCCGCTGATCCGGCTGATGTTCCCGATCTTCGACCGCCACCACCACCACCGCTTTCCGCTCATGGGCTACCAGGGCGGCCTGCGCCTGCTGACGACGATCCTCGACACGATCTTCGACCGCCTCGATCGCGAAACGATGCAGACGGCGGTGACCGATTATTCCTATGACCTGACCCGCTAG
- the nifD gene encoding nitrogenase molybdenum-iron protein alpha chain: MSLDYENDSALHQELITQVLSQYPHKAAKRRQKHLSVASDREAVGEEGETLSECDVKSNIKSIPGVMTIRGCAYAGSKGVVWGPVKDMVHISHGPVGCGQYSWSQRRNYYVGTTGVDTFVTMQFTSDFQEKDIVFGGDKKLEQVIDEIEELFPLNNGITIQSECPIGLIGDDIEAVSRKKAVEHETTIVPVRCEGFRGVSQSLGHHIANDAIRDWVFDKADDKTDVEFETGPYDVNVIGDYNIGGDAWASRILLEEIGLRVVGNWSGDATLAEVERAPRAKLNLIHCYRSMNYICRHMEERYAIPWMEYNFFGPSQIEASLRKIARHFGPTIEERAERVIAKYRPLVDAVIDKYWPRLQGKRVMLYVGGLRPRHVITAYEDLGMQIVGTGYEFAHNDDYQRTGHYVKTGTLIYDDATSYELDTFIERIRPDLVGSGIKEKYPVQKMGIPFRQMHSWDYSGPYHGYDGFAIFARDMDLAINNPVWDLYDAPWKKMTVPTAAVAAE, encoded by the coding sequence ATGAGCCTCGATTACGAGAATGACAGTGCGCTCCATCAGGAGCTGATCACGCAAGTGCTGTCGCAGTACCCACACAAGGCGGCCAAGCGTCGCCAAAAGCACCTCAGTGTCGCATCGGACCGCGAGGCGGTCGGGGAGGAGGGCGAGACCCTCTCCGAATGCGACGTGAAGTCGAACATCAAGTCGATCCCCGGGGTGATGACGATCCGCGGCTGCGCCTATGCGGGCTCGAAGGGCGTGGTCTGGGGCCCGGTCAAGGATATGGTCCACATCTCGCACGGCCCGGTTGGCTGCGGTCAGTATTCCTGGTCGCAGCGCCGCAACTATTATGTCGGCACCACCGGCGTCGACACCTTCGTGACGATGCAGTTCACCTCCGACTTTCAGGAGAAGGACATCGTCTTTGGTGGCGACAAGAAGCTGGAACAGGTCATCGACGAGATCGAGGAGCTGTTTCCCCTCAACAACGGCATCACCATCCAGTCCGAATGTCCGATCGGCCTGATTGGCGACGACATCGAAGCGGTGTCGCGCAAGAAGGCCGTCGAACACGAAACGACGATCGTGCCGGTGCGCTGCGAAGGCTTCCGCGGCGTCTCGCAGTCGCTCGGCCATCACATCGCCAACGACGCCATCCGCGACTGGGTGTTCGACAAGGCGGACGACAAGACGGACGTCGAGTTCGAAACCGGTCCCTACGATGTCAACGTCATCGGCGATTACAACATCGGCGGCGACGCCTGGGCGTCGCGCATCCTGCTCGAGGAGATCGGGCTGCGCGTCGTCGGCAACTGGTCGGGCGACGCCACGCTCGCGGAAGTGGAGCGGGCCCCCAGGGCCAAGCTCAACCTCATCCACTGCTACCGGTCGATGAACTACATCTGCCGGCACATGGAGGAAAGATACGCCATCCCCTGGATGGAATACAACTTCTTCGGCCCCTCCCAGATCGAAGCCTCTCTGCGCAAGATAGCCAGGCATTTCGGCCCGACGATCGAAGAACGGGCCGAGAGGGTCATCGCCAAGTACCGGCCGCTGGTCGACGCCGTGATCGACAAGTACTGGCCGCGCCTCCAGGGCAAGCGAGTGATGCTCTATGTCGGTGGTTTGCGCCCCCGCCACGTCATCACCGCCTATGAGGACCTCGGCATGCAGATCGTCGGCACCGGCTACGAATTCGCCCACAACGACGACTATCAGCGCACCGGCCACTACGTGAAGACGGGCACGCTGATCTATGACGACGCGACCAGTTACGAACTGGACACGTTCATCGAGCGGATCCGCCCCGATCTGGTCGGCTCCGGCATCAAGGAGAAGTATCCGGTGCAGAAGATGGGCATCCCGTTTCGCCAGATGCACTCCTGGGATTATTCCGGCCCCTATCACGGCTATGACGGCTTCGCCATCTTCGCCCGCGACATGGATCTCGCCATCAACAATCCGGTCTGGGATCTTTACGACGCGCCCTGGAAGAAAATGACCGTGCCGACGGCCGCAGTTGCAGCCGAATGA